Proteins found in one Chondrinema litorale genomic segment:
- a CDS encoding ParA family protein, whose protein sequence is MKVLSIATRKGGAGKSTWTMFCATSLFHILFSKGKKVALIDFDNQKSLTNKRQKELKNPEVLSILADLFDDYENRLKSLFPVYTYTYEEYIEKYDTLNNYFDFVFLDFPGRIETPQKDVLKTIDKVAIPIVADELDIESGMSYMKMCHTLNIKAGWFLNKETNTTYNKDIKQYAHKDYFLNVNPDLVEIKGKEGELLSIRERPEMYRKNRSTVIPFDDKEQNVFHLIKFLINN, encoded by the coding sequence ATGAAAGTTTTAAGTATAGCAACAAGAAAAGGCGGAGCAGGTAAATCAACATGGACAATGTTTTGTGCAACTAGCCTATTTCATATACTATTCAGTAAAGGTAAAAAAGTTGCTTTAATTGATTTTGATAATCAGAAATCATTGACAAATAAAAGACAAAAAGAATTAAAAAATCCTGAAGTTTTATCTATTCTAGCTGATTTATTTGATGACTATGAAAATAGACTCAAAAGTCTTTTCCCAGTATACACTTACACTTATGAAGAATACATTGAAAAATATGATACATTGAATAATTATTTCGATTTTGTCTTTCTCGATTTTCCAGGTAGAATAGAAACACCTCAAAAAGATGTACTCAAAACAATAGATAAGGTTGCAATTCCAATAGTAGCAGATGAACTAGATATTGAATCAGGAATGTCATATATGAAAATGTGTCATACCCTTAATATTAAAGCAGGCTGGTTTTTAAATAAAGAAACCAATACAACATATAATAAAGATATTAAGCAATATGCCCATAAAGATTATTTTCTTAATGTGAATCCTGATCTGGTAGAAATTAAAGGAAAAGAAGGTGAGTTGTTAAGTATTCGTGAAAGGCCAGAAATGTACAGAAAAAACAGATCTACTGTAATACCATTTGATGACAAAGAACAAAATGTATTTCATTTAATAAAATTCTTGATTAATAATTAA
- a CDS encoding ATP-binding protein, translated as MKFKGGKIFKHQQFSEEFLAKALETCATEPIITPGSIQPHGVLFALDTSNYKIKCVSDNLSYFFDVTPEDALEQSIETILGQKNTLLLKRVVINKPLNPIQAIRIEINEVEYDANAYISNDFIVFEIEPVPETDINLKYDFFYDDLRNFATALRKATSREELFDTVVAHIRRLTDFDRVKLYQFDSEWNGKVIAEDKKENVPSYKGLNFPASDIPAQARELYSKNFLRIISDIRYKPSKIIGSKDIEHLLPLDMTYSVLRSVSPVHIQYLENMGVGASMSVSIIQDGKLWGLIACHHLTEKHIAYRTRMVTELMGHIFSTLLSSFYDVSYKIENTNRALLLSKISKKILDKNLKDDQIANELMSIMKADAMAIVIKGKIQQFNTTLSPEKLEKLFEYFKSNSPLAIFQTNEVDKTFKDHEILKELEGGLMVVPINHSNNDTIIWFRKPLNSEVNWAGKPEKNVEETKAGFRLSPRSSFKLWKETIKSKSAPWSNFDVETALAIVRLILEYERNVAELANQAKSDFLSNMSHELRTPMNAIIGVASILEKSPNLPSELKEFVKTLNISSESLLTLINDLLDIAKIESNKIELENIPFNFAEILESARSVMSVKANKKQIGLNFHYPDKSELYFIGDPNRIRQILFNLLSNAIKFTSEGFVNVLLKVKYPENLNICHINIYVSDTGIGMSKKQINRIFDKFTQADQTISRNFGGTGLGLSITKSFVEMMDGKIYVTSLEGMGSQFQVELPLEMQRKQVASKPSKTSKKLAPKTPVNVTKDKKKILLAEDYEGNIIVVIYFLQHIGYETFVVKNGLEAIDKLKEDQFDLVLMDVQMPVMDGYEATRTIREMQKKKEVDKCPIIGMTAHAFQEDSNKCIEAGMDDYITKPFSYEELDRLITKYL; from the coding sequence ATGAAATTTAAGGGAGGGAAAATATTTAAACATCAACAATTTTCAGAAGAGTTCTTGGCTAAGGCTTTAGAAACCTGTGCTACTGAACCGATTATTACTCCTGGTTCAATCCAGCCACATGGGGTGTTGTTTGCATTAGACACTTCTAATTATAAGATCAAGTGTGTGAGCGATAATCTTTCTTATTTTTTTGATGTAACTCCCGAAGATGCACTAGAGCAATCTATTGAAACAATTCTTGGCCAGAAAAATACGCTTCTTCTTAAGCGAGTAGTAATAAACAAGCCGCTCAATCCTATACAGGCTATAAGAATTGAAATTAATGAGGTTGAGTATGATGCGAATGCATATATCTCAAATGATTTTATAGTATTTGAAATTGAGCCAGTTCCTGAAACAGATATTAATCTGAAGTACGATTTCTTTTATGATGACTTAAGAAATTTTGCTACAGCACTTAGAAAAGCAACTTCTAGAGAAGAATTGTTCGATACGGTAGTGGCACACATTCGCAGATTAACTGATTTTGATAGAGTTAAGCTTTACCAGTTTGATAGTGAATGGAATGGTAAAGTAATAGCTGAGGATAAAAAAGAGAATGTACCGAGCTACAAAGGATTGAATTTTCCTGCAAGTGATATACCTGCTCAAGCTCGCGAGTTATACTCAAAAAACTTTTTAAGAATAATTAGCGACATCAGGTATAAACCTTCTAAAATAATAGGCAGTAAAGATATAGAACACCTGTTGCCTTTAGATATGACCTATTCGGTTTTAAGAAGTGTTTCTCCTGTACATATTCAATACCTCGAAAACATGGGAGTTGGTGCTTCTATGTCTGTTTCAATTATTCAAGATGGTAAATTATGGGGCTTAATTGCCTGTCATCATTTAACCGAGAAACATATAGCCTACAGAACAAGAATGGTTACAGAACTCATGGGGCATATTTTTTCCACACTACTCTCCTCTTTTTATGATGTATCCTATAAAATAGAAAACACAAATAGAGCTTTGCTATTAAGTAAAATTTCTAAAAAGATTTTGGATAAAAACTTAAAAGATGATCAAATAGCTAATGAGCTTATGAGCATTATGAAAGCTGATGCCATGGCCATTGTGATTAAGGGAAAAATCCAACAGTTCAATACTACACTAAGCCCCGAAAAATTGGAGAAGCTTTTCGAGTATTTTAAATCGAACAGTCCTTTAGCCATATTTCAGACAAACGAAGTAGATAAAACATTCAAAGACCATGAGATCTTAAAAGAATTAGAAGGTGGTTTAATGGTAGTACCCATAAATCATTCTAATAACGATACCATCATTTGGTTTAGAAAACCTTTAAATTCAGAAGTTAATTGGGCTGGTAAACCCGAAAAGAATGTAGAAGAAACCAAAGCAGGATTTAGGCTTTCTCCAAGAAGCTCATTTAAACTTTGGAAAGAAACTATTAAAAGTAAATCGGCTCCTTGGTCTAATTTTGATGTAGAAACAGCTTTAGCCATTGTAAGGCTTATACTAGAGTATGAAAGAAATGTAGCAGAGTTGGCCAATCAAGCAAAGAGTGATTTCTTATCTAACATGAGTCACGAACTGAGAACTCCAATGAATGCTATTATTGGTGTTGCCAGTATTCTCGAAAAATCGCCAAATCTTCCATCAGAATTAAAGGAGTTTGTAAAAACACTTAATATAAGTTCAGAGTCACTGCTTACACTTATAAACGACTTACTAGACATTGCCAAAATTGAATCTAACAAGATTGAACTGGAAAATATTCCTTTCAATTTTGCCGAGATATTAGAAAGTGCAAGGTCTGTAATGTCTGTAAAAGCAAATAAAAAGCAAATAGGACTCAATTTTCATTATCCAGATAAGAGTGAGCTTTATTTTATTGGCGACCCGAATAGAATTAGACAAATACTATTTAACCTGCTCAGCAATGCGATAAAATTCACTTCTGAAGGATTCGTAAATGTGCTGTTAAAAGTTAAGTATCCTGAAAATCTTAATATATGTCATATCAACATCTATGTTTCTGATACAGGTATAGGCATGAGTAAAAAGCAAATAAATAGGATATTTGATAAGTTTACTCAAGCCGATCAAACCATTTCACGGAACTTTGGCGGCACTGGTTTAGGACTTTCTATTACCAAGTCTTTTGTTGAGATGATGGACGGAAAGATTTATGTAACTAGCCTTGAGGGAATGGGCTCACAGTTCCAAGTTGAACTTCCCCTTGAAATGCAACGCAAACAAGTGGCTAGCAAACCGAGTAAAACTTCGAAAAAACTAGCGCCTAAAACTCCTGTAAACGTCACTAAAGACAAAAAGAAAATTCTGTTAGCAGAAGATTACGAAGGCAATATCATAGTAGTAATATACTTTTTGCAACACATTGGGTACGAAACCTTTGTAGTAAAAAATGGCTTAGAAGCTATAGATAAACTAAAAGAAGATCAGTTCGATCTTGTGCTCATGGATGTACAAATGCCAGTAATGGATGGTTATGAAGCAACTCGTACTATTAGAGAAATGCAGAAGAAAAAAGAGGTAGATAAATGTCCAATTATTGGAATGACTGCTCATGCTTTTCAAGAGGACAGCAATAAATGCATTGAAGCTGGCATGGATGACTACATAACAAAGCCTTTTTCTTATGAAGAATTAGATCGTTTAATAACTAAATATCTTTAA
- a CDS encoding TlpA family protein disulfide reductase, whose product MKTSDITKLLLILLMPIMVMGCKDGQTRDEGKIVLTFENPSKKKILLTYIDDWSIPYKMTVQDKTKQIKIATLRPYLDISLQDKSGLISYFLFKNGDSIYIDLSSKDPLAKILNRQVPVYETNFEKWKQNELFGEKEPAKERFFDYWSLVNGGFGLITGDEMAKELQPVKSEALNELVLENNFIDSLVTKERLDSYTASYFNAKNKMLDMLLNLHGINSIDCTKKAMVIQAFKEAHIGLPTQMGNTVAYTFWDDFLKTFYDNCLNKSAVGRKSLREFIASTNEFPLTMRDLLVFKHTEQILQTLSVAKGIETLQELNNNSMQKAWVEHFSKKYNLDQGFDTEWLVYSNNGESITFNELLYKHHGKLLYIDIWASWCQPCLIQMPYFEKLKREYSVKGVDFIYISIDEDPKNWKWAEEKYLSFDKGNSYRVDSSGYELLKTEFNLNTVPRDLLFGRNGDLLHMDAPQPSSLEIQHTLNEIDSDY is encoded by the coding sequence ATGAAAACTAGTGATATAACAAAACTGCTTCTTATTTTGCTCATGCCAATAATGGTAATGGGCTGCAAAGACGGTCAGACAAGGGACGAGGGCAAGATCGTTCTGACATTTGAAAACCCTTCCAAAAAAAAGATCCTCCTAACATATATCGATGACTGGTCTATACCATATAAAATGACCGTTCAAGACAAAACAAAACAAATAAAGATAGCGACCTTGAGGCCTTACCTAGATATAAGCTTACAAGACAAGTCAGGCCTCATTTCCTATTTTCTATTTAAAAATGGGGACAGCATATATATTGATCTTAGTTCAAAAGATCCCCTAGCCAAAATTCTAAATAGGCAAGTACCTGTTTATGAAACCAATTTTGAAAAATGGAAACAAAATGAATTGTTTGGGGAAAAAGAACCAGCTAAAGAAAGGTTCTTCGATTATTGGTCACTAGTAAATGGAGGTTTTGGTTTGATAACTGGAGATGAAATGGCCAAGGAGTTGCAACCAGTTAAGTCCGAGGCTTTAAACGAGCTTGTTCTAGAAAATAACTTTATCGATTCCCTAGTTACAAAAGAGAGATTGGACAGCTATACCGCATCATATTTCAATGCGAAAAACAAGATGCTAGACATGCTGCTAAACTTACATGGAATCAATTCTATTGATTGTACTAAGAAAGCGATGGTAATCCAAGCTTTTAAAGAAGCACATATTGGCTTGCCCACCCAAATGGGCAATACAGTTGCTTATACCTTTTGGGACGATTTCCTAAAGACATTTTATGATAATTGTTTGAATAAAAGTGCCGTAGGTAGAAAGAGTCTAAGGGAGTTTATTGCCTCAACAAATGAGTTTCCACTGACTATGCGTGACCTACTTGTTTTCAAGCACACAGAGCAGATATTACAAACTTTATCAGTAGCAAAAGGTATTGAAACCTTGCAAGAACTTAACAATAACTCTATGCAAAAGGCATGGGTAGAACACTTTTCGAAGAAATATAACCTCGATCAAGGCTTCGATACCGAATGGTTAGTATATAGCAATAATGGTGAATCCATTACTTTCAACGAACTGCTCTACAAGCATCATGGTAAATTGCTTTATATAGATATTTGGGCATCATGGTGCCAACCTTGTTTGATTCAAATGCCATATTTTGAAAAGCTTAAGAGAGAATATAGTGTGAAAGGTGTTGACTTTATTTACATTTCGATTGACGAAGACCCAAAAAACTGGAAATGGGCAGAAGAAAAATATTTGTCTTTTGATAAGGGCAACAGTTACAGGGTAGATAGTTCAGGTTATGAGTTATTAAAAACGGAGTTTAACTTGAATACTGTTCCAAGAGATCTTCTATTTGGTAGAAATGGAGACCTATTGCATATGGATGCACCTCAACCAAGTTCCCTTGAGATACAACATACATTGAATGAAATTGATAGTGATTATTAA
- a CDS encoding DUF6943 family protein, which produces MFVLHTYHPNSTLEADFYIQSKGSNAGKPMKTPSANCFGVLVDQSVLLPTYFYYLVEAVYSTGIFKKYLKGSVIEFLTIEDFSRALNDYFSRST; this is translated from the coding sequence ATGTTTGTTTTACACACTTATCACCCAAATTCTACTCTTGAAGCCGATTTTTACATCCAGTCAAAAGGCTCCAATGCAGGCAAACCTATGAAAACCCCATCTGCAAATTGTTTTGGTGTACTCGTAGATCAATCAGTCTTATTACCAACATATTTCTATTATTTGGTGGAAGCAGTTTATAGTACTGGCATTTTTAAAAAGTATCTAAAAGGTAGTGTAATAGAATTTCTTACCATAGAAGATTTTAGCCGCGCTCTTAATGATTATTTTAGCAGAAGTACCTAA
- a CDS encoding relaxase/mobilization nuclease domain-containing protein: MTYQLFLMIAKITNGESFKGVLQYVLNEDKECQVLSSRGVLETDDINLLASQFLIQSKLSKRVKKPVWHAQLAFAKEDDSLINDELINQIGKEYLNKMGIKDNQYLIVKHNDTAHTHIHIVVNRVTSGGKVLRDRMMMKRSMEASKQLETHYGLTVAALKGKTIMKHSEISPYVYSFKPNKQILNQNIKRVIKDAKSRNFASFEALNEFLMQSGIQIRIASSSIENNQNTKIVDYTYQFFDNREEKVKRITSSINLSSLGKEFTYDCIISHLELNKKLYRYRVEELAKSIEVLLKKPRNSQIRDDYLFCYLYLNGLDVNQSYFVDAVKETRLKKDIKKQLLELALEENSYFLTQAELKQSIFKNEFDTIKFDHRMTYSFSKIDSDLLGTSCLKQFYELYLEHLNVELPQSIKNILLNKKADNNTVNYVISQLKGKLLPYQKSAVNIEVATVCFSLANQKKLKNNFLHEEILSARTVLKAYKNYKRFSEEQDELIIYLAKRGIETRLQNGNFHLYDNGKDLGLATTYNIKELGKYAPKRKILYTNDTLNEIFKKYYSVSSFKLYQLLDSRKIKEIGVSLKQGNSFILDKFDMKFMDQDDAKSLKRHFETQSHRGGLKMNFHR, from the coding sequence ATGACTTATCAATTATTTCTGATGATAGCCAAAATCACTAATGGAGAAAGCTTTAAAGGAGTGTTACAATATGTACTCAATGAGGATAAAGAATGTCAAGTTTTATCATCAAGAGGGGTACTTGAGACAGATGATATAAATCTGCTTGCAAGTCAGTTTTTAATTCAGTCCAAACTGAGTAAAAGGGTTAAAAAGCCTGTTTGGCATGCGCAATTGGCTTTTGCTAAAGAAGATGATTCACTGATAAATGATGAATTAATTAATCAGATAGGGAAAGAGTATCTGAATAAAATGGGGATTAAAGACAATCAGTATCTCATTGTAAAGCACAATGATACCGCACATACACATATTCACATTGTTGTAAATCGTGTAACTAGTGGTGGTAAAGTATTGAGAGACAGGATGATGATGAAGCGGAGCATGGAAGCATCTAAACAATTAGAAACTCATTATGGACTTACAGTAGCAGCTTTGAAAGGTAAAACTATAATGAAGCATTCTGAAATATCGCCATATGTATATAGTTTTAAGCCAAATAAGCAAATTTTAAATCAAAACATAAAAAGGGTCATTAAAGATGCAAAGTCTCGTAATTTCGCTTCATTTGAGGCTTTAAATGAATTTTTAATGCAAAGTGGTATTCAGATTCGTATAGCTAGTAGCAGTATAGAAAATAACCAAAATACTAAAATAGTTGATTATACTTATCAATTTTTTGATAATCGTGAAGAAAAGGTTAAAAGAATTACTTCATCTATAAATCTCTCAAGTTTAGGAAAAGAGTTTACTTATGATTGTATTATAAGTCATTTAGAGCTTAATAAAAAGCTTTATCGGTATAGGGTGGAGGAATTAGCTAAGAGTATTGAAGTATTGCTTAAAAAGCCTAGAAATAGTCAAATTCGAGATGATTATTTATTCTGTTATTTGTACTTAAATGGGTTAGACGTTAATCAATCTTATTTTGTTGATGCAGTAAAGGAAACTAGATTAAAGAAAGATATAAAAAAACAACTTTTAGAACTTGCTTTAGAGGAAAACTCATACTTCTTAACACAAGCAGAATTAAAACAATCGATATTCAAAAATGAATTTGATACTATTAAATTTGATCATAGAATGACTTATTCATTCAGTAAAATTGATAGTGATTTACTAGGAACAAGTTGTCTGAAGCAGTTTTATGAGTTGTATTTAGAGCATTTAAATGTAGAATTACCTCAATCGATAAAAAATATTTTATTAAATAAAAAAGCAGATAATAACACTGTAAACTATGTTATTTCACAGCTAAAAGGAAAGCTTTTGCCTTATCAGAAAAGTGCTGTAAATATAGAAGTCGCAACTGTGTGTTTTAGCCTAGCTAATCAGAAAAAACTTAAAAATAACTTTCTGCATGAAGAGATCTTATCCGCCAGAACAGTGCTTAAGGCATATAAAAACTATAAGAGATTCTCTGAAGAGCAGGATGAATTAATCATCTATCTTGCAAAAAGAGGTATTGAAACAAGGCTTCAAAATGGTAATTTTCATCTTTATGATAATGGAAAAGATTTGGGTCTAGCTACCACATATAATATAAAAGAGCTAGGGAAATATGCGCCAAAACGAAAAATACTCTACACTAATGATACGTTGAATGAAATTTTCAAAAAATATTACTCAGTTAGTAGTTTCAAGCTGTATCAGCTGCTTGATAGTAGGAAAATCAAAGAAATTGGTGTGAGCTTAAAGCAAGGAAATAGCTTTATACTAGATAAGTTTGATATGAAATTTATGGATCAAGATGATGCAAAATCATTAAAGAGACACTTCGAAACTCAATCTCATAGAGGGGGTTTGAAAATGAACTTTCACCGTTAA
- the mobC gene encoding plasmid mobilization relaxosome protein MobC: MQKFTKSSTDGKEVTSYRITVRLSEQQKQDFYAFAARTGVEKSDTEIFKRLLEGSKKYLVISPISKKQMEQWREFVAVGNNINQLAKSMNYLARSWESGDRRHLEILQDKLNKISNIIHDLSIISDDSQNH, translated from the coding sequence ATGCAAAAATTCACAAAGAGTTCAACAGATGGTAAGGAAGTTACCAGTTATCGAATCACTGTAAGGTTAAGTGAACAACAGAAGCAAGATTTTTATGCTTTTGCAGCTAGGACAGGAGTTGAAAAAAGTGATACTGAAATTTTTAAAAGGTTACTAGAAGGTTCTAAAAAGTATTTAGTTATCTCACCCATTAGCAAAAAACAAATGGAACAATGGAGGGAGTTTGTTGCAGTGGGAAATAATATTAACCAGTTAGCCAAATCAATGAATTATCTTGCAAGGAGCTGGGAATCAGGTGATAGGAGGCATCTTGAAATTCTTCAAGATAAGTTAAATAAGATTTCAAATATAATTCATGACTTATCAATTATTTCTGATGATAGCCAAAATCACTAA
- a CDS encoding carboxypeptidase-like regulatory domain-containing protein, producing the protein MKMNKIYHVLILLLFCSQTSAAQDIITIKGTVQDNGEPLANVACFLKNNNYIGDLTDKEGHFSLILPKVLLYDSLVISCMGFDKQVLPLTSIAIQDGPINISLIPTTTLLPEVVIRSDEDMLKELMLSAFSKIPKNYPKKAHQLEGFYRKVSTRDHQFTHLQEASITIQDKGYRTDPSGAKIRINEFRQSQEWDERDSLLDIYIDKSAEALVEKFNVPIHPMKKIYEQFYLRIFKQPSTHFNWASLKKYIDQYQCELVDLIVTDGDTVYQIAFRSVQSPLPLNNTTYVKINAKDLAIVEYQFSHWDGEWSQLVKFKKFDGRYYPQMIQTTQPRIIDRDIHLERMDIETIWFDPPNTKTFQKIKSTEAIDRTKTPVQWEKPYASDFWNKYKMHQEHPLEQGVKKSLEIHHSLDDQFKSPKSPPAKYEN; encoded by the coding sequence ATGAAAATGAATAAAATATATCATGTTTTAATACTGTTGCTCTTTTGTTCCCAAACATCTGCTGCCCAAGATATAATTACGATAAAAGGAACGGTTCAAGATAATGGGGAGCCCTTGGCAAACGTAGCATGTTTTCTAAAAAACAATAACTATATCGGTGATCTTACTGACAAAGAAGGTCATTTTTCTCTCATACTCCCGAAAGTACTTCTCTATGATTCCTTGGTCATATCCTGTATGGGGTTTGATAAACAGGTGTTGCCACTTACCTCAATAGCGATACAGGATGGACCGATAAATATCTCACTGATTCCGACAACTACGCTGCTACCAGAAGTAGTAATACGATCAGACGAGGACATGCTAAAAGAGCTCATGCTAAGTGCCTTCTCCAAAATACCTAAAAACTACCCTAAAAAGGCACACCAACTAGAAGGATTTTATCGGAAAGTCTCGACAAGAGACCACCAGTTTACTCATTTGCAAGAGGCAAGTATTACTATTCAGGACAAGGGATACCGTACCGACCCCTCTGGCGCAAAAATAAGGATCAACGAGTTCCGCCAGTCTCAAGAATGGGACGAGCGCGACAGCCTTTTGGATATATACATCGATAAGTCTGCTGAGGCATTAGTGGAAAAGTTCAATGTACCCATACACCCCATGAAAAAAATATATGAACAGTTTTACCTCCGGATATTCAAGCAGCCATCAACCCACTTTAACTGGGCATCTTTAAAGAAATATATAGACCAATATCAATGTGAGTTGGTCGACCTCATTGTAACGGATGGGGATACTGTCTACCAAATCGCATTCCGGTCAGTACAATCCCCATTGCCCTTAAACAACACTACATATGTGAAAATAAACGCAAAAGACCTTGCTATAGTCGAGTACCAATTTAGTCATTGGGATGGGGAATGGTCCCAATTGGTGAAGTTTAAAAAATTCGACGGACGCTATTACCCCCAAATGATACAGACTACCCAGCCGCGCATAATTGACAGGGATATACACTTGGAACGCATGGATATTGAGACCATTTGGTTTGATCCTCCAAATACAAAAACCTTTCAAAAAATCAAATCAACTGAGGCTATTGACAGGACTAAAACCCCAGTTCAATGGGAAAAACCGTATGCCTCTGATTTTTGGAACAAGTACAAAATGCATCAAGAGCATCCTTTGGAGCAAGGTGTAAAAAAAAGCTTGGAGATACATCACTCTCTCGATGACCAATTCAAATCACCCAAAAGCCCCCCTGCCAAGTATGAAAACTAG
- a CDS encoding type IV secretory system conjugative DNA transfer family protein, with protein MTKTSNINHKNYQIIIWICIGYILLARGIKLSFVQYQLQKVNFLDQFLLVINKTIVKEYIFFAEIILLPLLFVSLTEEDLIHKKTYIKRSKARSKVNAIFYMAAIPLIFLVIFSLSFYDNANFFYAEATFLLLIYIFYPDFIFSIPIVFPNSESFINRIVLARNVVNNNADYGYDSLSTREKILNANIVGHKNDTIYFKNRLHNGTTVYNGNPRRSNLIVGSAGSGKSDSILNPWIKQTLDMEIPMFLYDFKFPVQTKVALYYYLDHKKRNANYPLQFHMNTFNGDFLHNVWRLSPINKNTIETVFHSDVYINTLFSCMNKRWIKSSDFWAESTIAYGSAVTLAFKKYMGDKFTLPHIIHFLSMDYVKQVQVLINLDDDQINAKIENIRKPVIEEKGGDQLSGIFSTMQNFMSKMHNPNIFFAISKEETSLDLNNSNAPVFLAVGNDNFYRKVFSPLISLYTSIVFSVCNKQNKLPLHFMADEAPTLYLAGVEDFINTGRSNGMITTLGMQSMAQTVFEYGNELARVIEGSLSNVYFGQLNDYHTQQYFCKTMGTYKRKNTSQTYQTESYNISLGENHQVENFLRYEEIGGLDKGYFAGKVSEGNYCKFMGKVDIAAYLPHFKNAESLILPLSPTVAMLEEDGNLSEDDIYRYYKGDNKANQNINNETLKYADKVYKDIMKETKLFMEALI; from the coding sequence ATGACTAAAACCTCAAATATTAATCACAAAAACTATCAAATAATCATATGGATTTGTATAGGATATATATTATTGGCTAGAGGTATAAAGTTGAGTTTTGTGCAATATCAACTGCAAAAAGTGAATTTTTTAGATCAGTTTCTTCTAGTAATTAATAAGACAATTGTAAAAGAATATATATTTTTTGCTGAGATAATATTACTACCGTTACTTTTTGTATCACTTACAGAAGAAGACTTAATACATAAAAAGACTTATATTAAAAGATCAAAAGCAAGAAGTAAAGTGAACGCTATTTTCTATATGGCAGCAATACCTTTGATTTTTCTTGTTATTTTTAGTCTCTCATTTTATGATAATGCAAATTTCTTCTATGCTGAAGCTACTTTTTTATTGTTAATTTACATATTTTATCCAGACTTTATCTTTTCTATTCCTATTGTATTTCCAAATAGTGAGTCTTTTATAAATCGAATTGTACTTGCTCGAAATGTTGTAAATAACAATGCAGATTATGGATATGATAGTTTAAGTACTCGAGAAAAAATATTAAATGCAAATATTGTTGGTCATAAAAATGATACGATATACTTTAAAAATCGATTACACAATGGTACTACAGTATATAATGGTAATCCAAGAAGAAGTAATTTAATAGTGGGTTCAGCTGGTTCTGGTAAGTCAGATTCAATTTTAAACCCATGGATTAAGCAAACTTTAGATATGGAAATACCAATGTTTTTGTATGACTTTAAATTTCCTGTACAAACAAAAGTTGCTTTATACTATTATTTAGATCACAAAAAGAGGAATGCAAATTACCCACTACAATTTCATATGAATACATTTAATGGAGATTTTTTGCACAATGTTTGGCGACTTTCTCCTATAAATAAAAATACAATTGAAACTGTATTTCATAGTGATGTGTATATAAATACCTTGTTTTCATGTATGAATAAACGATGGATTAAATCATCAGACTTTTGGGCAGAAAGCACAATTGCATATGGCTCAGCAGTTACTCTTGCATTTAAAAAGTATATGGGTGATAAGTTTACTCTTCCTCACATTATTCATTTTCTGAGCATGGATTATGTAAAACAAGTACAGGTGTTGATTAATCTAGATGATGATCAGATAAATGCGAAGATTGAAAATATAAGAAAACCAGTAATTGAAGAAAAAGGTGGAGATCAACTTTCTGGAATATTTTCCACCATGCAGAATTTTATGTCTAAAATGCATAATCCAAATATATTTTTTGCAATTAGTAAAGAAGAAACCAGTCTTGATTTAAATAATTCAAATGCACCTGTTTTTTTAGCAGTTGGAAATGATAACTTTTATCGTAAAGTTTTTTCACCTCTTATTTCATTGTACACTTCTATTGTATTTAGTGTCTGCAATAAACAAAACAAGTTACCATTGCATTTTATGGCTGATGAAGCCCCCACATTATATTTAGCTGGAGTAGAGGATTTTATTAATACAGGTAGAAGTAATGGTATGATAACAACTTTAGGTATGCAAAGTATGGCACAAACCGTTTTTGAGTATGGCAATGAATTAGCTAGAGTTATTGAAGGCAGTTTGTCAAATGTATATTTTGGTCAATTAAACGATTATCATACTCAACAATACTTTTGTAAAACTATGGGTACATATAAACGGAAAAATACTAGTCAAACTTACCAGACTGAGAGTTATAATATTTCTTTAGGCGAAAACCATCAAGTTGAAAACTTTTTGAGATATGAGGAAATCGGAGGTTTAGATAAAGGTTATTTTGCTGGTAAGGTATCTGAAGGTAACTATTGCAAATTTATGGGTAAAGTAGATATAGCAGCATACTTACCACATTTTAAAAATGCAGAATCTCTTATTTTACCATTATCCCCAACTGTAGCAATGCTTGAAGAAGATGGTAATCTTTCTGAAGATGATATTTATCGTTATTACAAAGGTGATAATAAAGCCAATCAAAATATAAATAATGAAACTCTTAAGTATGCAGATAAAGTATACAAGGATATAATGAAAGAAACTAAATTGTTTATGGAGGCTTTGATTTAA